The Deltaproteobacteria bacterium genomic interval GCGCGTCTCGGCGGGGTTGAGCGCCCGCGATCCGCATCCTCCAGGATGGTCGCTCCCCGGGTCGGGCGCGTTCCACGGCGATGCCGCCCGGCGGAACATCTCGAGCTGCGCCTCGTGCCACGATCAGGGCGCCCAGTCGAACTGCGTCCAGTGCCACAAGGTCGGCGGCATCGGCGGAGATCCGCATCCGCCGGGCTTCCGCTCCCGGCACAACCTGAACGAAGCGCGCAGTGACGGCCGCTGCGTCGCCTGCCACTTCTGAAACACATGCGCGCAGGTGCCTCAATGACCACAACGACCGACCTCATCATCGGCATGGCTGGCTCCGGCGGTGATGGAATCGTCAGCGCCGGCGAATCGCTGGTTACGGCGGCAGCTCATGAGGGCTAGCAGCATTGAAGGAGACGACGTGGCAACCTTGATGGGCATCGACTTCGCCGCACTGTCGCTGAAAGACGCGCTCGACCTGGCCGTCCTGATCGAAGAGGAGGCAAAGGAGCGATACGAGGATCTCGCCGAGCAGATGGAGCTGCACCACACGCCGGAGGCGGCGCGCTTCTTCCGCTTCATGGCGTCGAACGAGGAGAAGCATCACGCCGAGCTGGCCGCGCGCCGGCTCGCGCTCTTCGGCAGCGAGCCCGCCCGCGTCAATCGAGGAATGCTGTTCGAGGTGGAAGCGCCCGAGTTCGACGAGGTGCGCGTCTTCATGAGCGTCCGCGAGGCCCTTCAGGTGTCGTTTCGCGCGGAAAAGAAGGCATGGGTCTTCTTCTCGGAGGCGGCGCCGCGGGTGCAGGACGCCGCGGTGAAGGAGCTCTTCATCGAGCTGCGCAACGAGGAGGTCCACCACCAGCGCCTCGTGCTCGCCGAGATGGAGAGGACTCCGCCCGAGTCCGCGCTCAAGCACGCCGACGTCGCGGACGAACCCGTCGCCCAGTAGACTCCGCCGCTGGCCCTACCGTGCAGATCGGTCAAACGCGGCATCCGCTCGAAGTCTTCTTCGCGCCTCGCAGCGTCGCCGTCATCGGGGCGAGCGAGCGCGCCGACAGCGTGGGCCGAACGCTGATGTGGAACCTGGTGAGCAATCCCTTCGGGGGCACCGTCTTCCCCGTCAATGACAAACGTCCCAACGTGCTCGGGATCAAATCCTGGCCCAGCGTGAGGGCGGTGACCGAGAAGATCGATCTCGCAGTGGTGGCGACGCCCGCGCCCACCGTCCCCGGCGTGATCCGCGAGTGCGCGACCGCTGGAGTCCGCGGAGCCATCATCGTGTCCGCCGGATTCAGGGAGAGCGGCGCCCAAGGGCTGCGACTCGAGAGCGAAATCCTCGAAATCGCCCGCGCCGCCCGCATGCGCATCGTGGGCCCGAATTGCCTCGGTATCATGTGCCCGCTCACCGGCCTCAACGCGACGTTCGCCGGCGCAATGGCTCGCAAGGGCGACGTCGCCTTCCTCAGTCAGAGCGGGGCTCTGCAGACCGCAATCCTCGATTGGAGCCTGCAGGAGCACTTCGGATTCAGCGCCTTCGTCTCCCTGGGATCGCTTCTGGACGTCGGCTGGGGCGACGTCATCGATTACCTGGACCACGACGGGCGGACCAAGAGCATCCTCATCTACATGGAGTCGGTGGGCGACGCGCGTGCCTTCCTCTCCGCAGCTCGCGAGGTCACGCTGCGCAAGCCGATCATCGTCCTCAAGGGTGGCCGTAGCGCGCAGGCGGCGGCGGCGGCCGCGTCCCATACAGGGGCCCTGGCCGGCAGCGATGAAGTTTTCACCGCAGCCTTCCGCCGCACCGGCGTGCTTCGCGTCGATTCCATCGCCGACCTCTTCAACATGGCCGATACGCTCGCCAAGCAGCCGCGCCCGAGGGGCCGGCGGTTGAGCATCCTCACCAACGCGGGCGGTCCGGCCGTGCTCGCCACGGACGCGCTGGTCGCGGCCGGCGCCGAGCCGGCCCCTGGAAATCCCGTCGATCTCCTCGGCAGCGCCGATGCCGAAACGTACGGCAAGGCCGTGGAAGCGGCGGGCGCGGACAAGGATGCCGACGGGATTCTGACGATCCTTTCTCCCCAGAACCAGACCGAGCCGACGCTCACGGCGGAACGGCTCAAGCAATATGCGCATCGATTTCCGGGCAAACCCGTGCTGGCGAGTTGGATGGGAGGGGCCGAGGTAGCGGCGGGAAGACGCATCCTTTCCGACGCGGACATTCCCACGTTCCAGTATCCAGATACCGCAGCGCGGATGTTCAGCTACATGTGGAAGTACACCTACAACCTGCGAGCCCTCTACGAGACGCCAGCGCTCACGGAGGAAGCCACCTTCGGGCACGAGGAGGCGGCAGAGATCCTGCGCGCGGCCCGCGCGGATCGGCGCACGCTCCTCACCGAACTGGAGTCGAAGCGCATCCTCGCCACTTACGGCATTCCTACGGTGGAGACGCGGGCCGCGACGTCCGCCGAGGAGGCCGTGCGCGCGGCGGAGTCGCTCGGATACCCGGTCGCGATCAAGCTGCATTCGCGGACCGTCGCGCACAAGAGCGAAGTGGGTGGCGTTCAGCTCGATCTGCGCAGCCCGCGGGAGGTACAGAGCGCGTTCGAGTCCATACGGGGCCGCCTCGCCGAGCTCGGCCGGACCGCCGACTTCGAAGGCGTCACCGTGCAGCCGATGATCCGCGAACGCGGATACGAGCTGATCGTCGGCAGCAGCGTCGATCCGCAATTCGGCCCCGTGCTGCTCTTCGGAACCGGCGGGCTGCTCGTCGAGGTGCTCAAGGACCGTTCGTTGGCCCTCCCTCCGCTGAACACCACGCTCGCGCGCCGGATGATGGAGCAAACGAAGATCCACGCCGCGCTTGCCGGCGACCACGGCGATGCGAAAGTGAATCTGGCGGAGCTGGAGAAGCTGCTGGTGCGCTTCAGCCAGTTGGTAGTCGAGCAGCGCACCATCGCGGAGATCGAGATCAATCCGCTGCTTGCCTCGCCGGGGCGCCTGATCGCCCTGGACGCTCGGATCGTGCTGCATGGGAAAGAAATCGCCGATGATCACCTGCCCGAAGCAGCCATCCGGCCCTACCCGACCCAGTATGCCGGTACCGTCCAGCTGCGAGGAGGCAGCGTGGTCAAGGTCCGCCCCATCCGCCCCGAGGACGAACCGAGGATGGTCCAGTTCCATCGGACCTTGTCCGAAGACAGCGTGTTCTACCGCTATGCCGGGACGCTGAAGCTCGATGCGCGTGTGGCGCACGACCGGCTCGCGCGCATCTGCTTCATCGATTACGACCGCGAGATGGCGCTCATCGCGGAGCGCACGCCGCCCGGCGGGAGCGCGCCGGAGATCGTCGCGGTGGCGCGTCTCACGCGCCTCGCGGGTACGCCCGACGCGGAGTTCGCGTTGCTGGTCAGCGATCCGATACAAGGCCAGGGACTCGGGAGCGCCATGCTGCGCCGTCTCTTCGAAGTGGGACGCGACTGGGGCGTAGAGCGAATCTTGGCGGAGATCCTGCCTGGCAACGTGCCGATGCGGCGCGTCTGCAAGGACCTGGGCTTCACGTTCGAGGGTGAGACCGGCGCAATCAAGGATCTCCGCTGAAACTGCGCGAGACCCCGCAAGCCATGCGCCGATCGGAAGACGCACGCGCAGGACGTGCGCGCATCGCCCTCCCATTTCCCTCTGACAAGCACACGGGTGCGGGCCTTGCATGCCTGCGCATCAATGGGGCTGAGCCCGCCCCGAGGAGTCGCCATGACCGGTCAGGTCCATTGGCTGCCGTTCGTCATCCTGCTCATCGCCTGCCTCCCAGTCGTGTACCTGTGGGTCCGCAACCGGCGCGAGGAGCGAGAGTACTTGGTCGAGCACCGCCACGTGCGTTGCCGCGCAAGGGAAAACCAGCTGGTGGACTGCAGGCTGATCCGCGATGCGAAGACCGGCGAGCCCGTCGGCATCCAGAGCTGCAGCGCGCAGCCCGGCGGCGTTCACTGCGAGCGGGAGTGCCTCCCGCTGTTCGTCAAGGCCAAGGCTGCCTGAAGCGTTGCCGCGTCACCCGGCCTCACGCGGCATCCGCGACATAGCTCGGATACATCGGCTGATACATCCTGCTGGCGATGAACGCACGGATGTCGGCTGGCCGCCGCCGGTCGGTCAAGCCGGAGTCCCATGCGACCGAGGCAACCGCGCTGGCAATTTCGAGCGAGACCTCGCGGATGCGCGTGAGCGCCGGATACACGCGGCCCAGCTCGAGATCGGCCGGTCGGACCAGCCGAGCGAGGGCGCGCGCCGACGCGACGAACATCTCGTCCGTCACACGCCGCGCTCTGCTAAGCACGACGCCGAGCCCCACGCCAGGGAAGATGTACGAATTGTTTCCCTGGCTGGCCAGGAACCGGCGGACCCCGACGGCGGTCTCCGGAAACGGGCTCCCGGTCGCCACGACCGCCCGCCCATCGGTCCAGCCGTACGCCTCGGCTGGCGTACACTCGGCCTTCGAAGTTGGATTCGACAGCGCAAACACGATCGGTCGCTGATTGATCCGCGCCATTTCCTCCAGCACCGGGCGCGTGAACGTCGCAGGCGCGCCCGACACCCCAATGAGCGCAGTGGGCCGCAGCTCGCGCACCGTCGCGAGCAGCTCGCGCACCGGCGGACCTTCATGGGCATAGGCCGTGTTGTGCGCAGCGAGATCCTTCCGGGACGACACCACCAGCCCCTTCACATCGAAGAACCAGCAGCGACGCCGCGCTTCGGCCGGCGACACACCCTCGTCGACGAGCATGGCGACGAACAGATCGGCGATGCCGGTCGCGGCCGACCCGGCGCCGAAGAAGAGCAGGCGCTGGGCGGCGAGCGTCCCGCCCGTCAGGCGCAACGCCGAAATCAATCCCGCGACGGTCATCGCCGCAGTGCCTTGAATATCGTCGTTGAACGTCGGCAGCCGATCGCGATGGCGCGACAGCAGGGCGAACGCATTTTCGGTGGCAAAGTCCTCGAACTGCAGCAGGGCTCCGGGAAACACTTCCTCAACGCCGCCGACGAATTCGTCGAGCAGCTCGTGATACGCGGCCCCGCGCAGCCTCCGCTCCCTCACTCCCAGATAGAGCGGATCGGCGCGCAGCGCGTCGTTCTCGGTCCCCACGTCCAGTGCGATCGGCAGGCACGCTTGCGGCGGGATGCCTGCGCACGCCGTGTAGAGCGCGAGCTTGCCGCACGAGATCCCCATTCCGTTGGCGCCCAGGTCGCCGAGCCCGAGGATCCGCTCTCCGTCGGTCACCACGATCGTGTTGATCTCGGCGGCCGCCCGCCAGTTGCGCAAGAGGCGGGCGATGCGTCCGCGGTCGTTGCGCGAAACATACAGGCCGCTAGGTTGCCGGTAGATGTGGCCATATGACTGGCACGCCTCGCCCACCGTCGGCGTATAGATGATGGGCATCAGCTCCTCGAGGTAATCGATGAGCACGCGGTAGAAGAGCGTCTGGTTCCGTCCCTGCAGCGCCGTGAGGAAGATGTACTTCTCCAGCGGCGACTCCTTGCGGCGCAGGTTTTCCATCACCCGCACGATCTGCTCTTCCATGGTGCACACCCGGGGCGGGAGCAGCCCATGCAGCCCGAGGGCGTCGCGCTCTGCGACGGTGAAAGCAGTGCCCTTGTTCAGGGCGGCATGGCGCAACGGGTCTACGCCGGGCGGAAGGCTGATCATCGGCACGGGCACCTCGAGTCGAGTCTTCCCAGGTTGCATCCACCATGCCTGCACATCTGTGCCGAGGGAGGCTCTGGACGACGCAAGTCGTGCGTCGCGAGGTCGGTATGCCGCAGCGCCTGCGCGTCTTTGCAGGGGGCCTTTGCACCGCATCGCCATGGCGTTCGAGGGAAGCGGCTGGACCGCTTTCTGCAAGCGGGACGAGTTCACGGGGAGTCGTCGGCGACTCCCTGAACCAGGAGGCTCGCTTGGCAGGACGGCTGGAAGGAAGAACGGCGCTCGTGACCGGCGCATCGCGCGGGCTGGGCCGCGCGATCGCCCTCAAGCTGGCGGCGGAAGGCGCGCAGGTCGCGCTCAACTACCGCACCGGCGAAGCTCAGGCGCGGCAGGTGGCGGACGAGATCGCCTCCCGCGGCGGAACCACGCTGTTGATCCGGGCGGACGTGAGCCTCAAGGACGAGGCCCGCGCGATGGTCGCCAAGGTGATCGACCACTGGGGCCATCTCGACATCCTCGTCAACAACGCCGGCATCACGCGCGACAAGTCGCTCAAGAAACTGACCGACGAGGATTGGACGGAGGTCATCGCCACCAACCTGAACAGCGTGTACTTCTGCGTGAGCGCGGCGATGAAGGCGATGTGCGATCAGAAATTTGGCCGCATCGTCAATATCAGCTCCTTCGTTGGGCAGGCAGGGAACTTCGGCCAGGCGAACTATTCCGCGAGCAAGGGCGGCATCATCGCCTTCACCAAGACCGCGGCCATCGAGCTGGCGAAATACAACGTGACCGTCAACGCGCTCGCTCCGGGCTTCACCGAAACCGACATGCTCTCCAAGGTGGCGCCCCCGGTCCGTGAACAGATCCTCGCCAAGATCCCCATGGGCCGCTTCGGGCAGCCGGAAGAGATCGCCAACGCCGTAGCCTTCCTTTGCGCCGAGGGCGACTACATCACCGGGCAGCAGATCAACGTCAACGGCGGCGTGTACATGTAACGAGCCTTCAGCTCACGGAGTCGAACATGAATCGGAACGAGACCATGATGTGGGCCGGGCCGCTTCCTCCGCACCTAGCGAGCGAAGCGGACGGCGCAAGCGAGACCCTGACGCCGGCCGCGCGGCCGGGGGCGACGATCATGTGGGCCGGTCCACTGCCGCCGGAGGGCTGGGAGCCTGCCAGGCGCGCGATCAGAAACGGCCCGGGCGGCGGTGGCGTGCTCGCGGGCCGCTTGGAAGCAAAGGCCTGAGGCGTCATGACCGCTCGTCCTAAGGTGATCGTCGACGGCAACGAGGCGGCCGCCTCTGTCGCGCACCGCGCGAGCGAGGTGATCGCCATCTATCCCATTACGCCGTCGTCCACGATGGGCGAGCTCGCCGACGAGTGGTCCGCGGCGGGAAGCCGAAACATCTGGGGCACCGTGCCCGAAGTGGTCGAGATGCAATCCGAGGCAGGCGCCGCTGGAACGGTGCACGGCGCGCTGCAGGCGGGCGCGCTCTCGACCACGTTCACGGCGTCGCAGGGCCTGCTGCTGATGATCCCCAACATGTACAAGATCGCCGGCGAGCTGACGGCGTTCTGCATGCACGTCTCGGCACGGACGCTGGCCACGCACGCGCTCTCCATCTTCGGCGACCACTCCGACGTGATGGCCTGCCGCCAGACCGGCTT includes:
- the fabG gene encoding 3-oxoacyl-[acyl-carrier-protein] reductase, coding for MPQRLRVFAGGLCTASPWRSREAAGPLSASGTSSRGVVGDSLNQEARLAGRLEGRTALVTGASRGLGRAIALKLAAEGAQVALNYRTGEAQARQVADEIASRGGTTLLIRADVSLKDEARAMVAKVIDHWGHLDILVNNAGITRDKSLKKLTDEDWTEVIATNLNSVYFCVSAAMKAMCDQKFGRIVNISSFVGQAGNFGQANYSASKGGIIAFTKTAAIELAKYNVTVNALAPGFTETDMLSKVAPPVREQILAKIPMGRFGQPEEIANAVAFLCAEGDYITGQQINVNGGVYM
- a CDS encoding pyruvate:ferredoxin (flavodoxin) oxidoreductase, which codes for MTARPKVIVDGNEAAASVAHRASEVIAIYPITPSSTMGELADEWSAAGSRNIWGTVPEVVEMQSEAGAAGTVHGALQAGALSTTFTASQGLLLMIPNMYKIAGELTAFCMHVSARTLATHALSIFGDHSDVMACRQTGFALLASGSVQEAHDLAAVAHSATLRARVPFLHFF
- a CDS encoding bifunctional acetate--CoA ligase family protein/GNAT family N-acetyltransferase, which translates into the protein MQIGQTRHPLEVFFAPRSVAVIGASERADSVGRTLMWNLVSNPFGGTVFPVNDKRPNVLGIKSWPSVRAVTEKIDLAVVATPAPTVPGVIRECATAGVRGAIIVSAGFRESGAQGLRLESEILEIARAARMRIVGPNCLGIMCPLTGLNATFAGAMARKGDVAFLSQSGALQTAILDWSLQEHFGFSAFVSLGSLLDVGWGDVIDYLDHDGRTKSILIYMESVGDARAFLSAAREVTLRKPIIVLKGGRSAQAAAAAASHTGALAGSDEVFTAAFRRTGVLRVDSIADLFNMADTLAKQPRPRGRRLSILTNAGGPAVLATDALVAAGAEPAPGNPVDLLGSADAETYGKAVEAAGADKDADGILTILSPQNQTEPTLTAERLKQYAHRFPGKPVLASWMGGAEVAAGRRILSDADIPTFQYPDTAARMFSYMWKYTYNLRALYETPALTEEATFGHEEAAEILRAARADRRTLLTELESKRILATYGIPTVETRAATSAEEAVRAAESLGYPVAIKLHSRTVAHKSEVGGVQLDLRSPREVQSAFESIRGRLAELGRTADFEGVTVQPMIRERGYELIVGSSVDPQFGPVLLFGTGGLLVEVLKDRSLALPPLNTTLARRMMEQTKIHAALAGDHGDAKVNLAELEKLLVRFSQLVVEQRTIAEIEINPLLASPGRLIALDARIVLHGKEIADDHLPEAAIRPYPTQYAGTVQLRGGSVVKVRPIRPEDEPRMVQFHRTLSEDSVFYRYAGTLKLDARVAHDRLARICFIDYDREMALIAERTPPGGSAPEIVAVARLTRLAGTPDAEFALLVSDPIQGQGLGSAMLRRLFEVGRDWGVERILAEILPGNVPMRRVCKDLGFTFEGETGAIKDLR
- a CDS encoding NAD-dependent malic enzyme: MISLPPGVDPLRHAALNKGTAFTVAERDALGLHGLLPPRVCTMEEQIVRVMENLRRKESPLEKYIFLTALQGRNQTLFYRVLIDYLEELMPIIYTPTVGEACQSYGHIYRQPSGLYVSRNDRGRIARLLRNWRAAAEINTIVVTDGERILGLGDLGANGMGISCGKLALYTACAGIPPQACLPIALDVGTENDALRADPLYLGVRERRLRGAAYHELLDEFVGGVEEVFPGALLQFEDFATENAFALLSRHRDRLPTFNDDIQGTAAMTVAGLISALRLTGGTLAAQRLLFFGAGSAATGIADLFVAMLVDEGVSPAEARRRCWFFDVKGLVVSSRKDLAAHNTAYAHEGPPVRELLATVRELRPTALIGVSGAPATFTRPVLEEMARINQRPIVFALSNPTSKAECTPAEAYGWTDGRAVVATGSPFPETAVGVRRFLASQGNNSYIFPGVGLGVVLSRARRVTDEMFVASARALARLVRPADLELGRVYPALTRIREVSLEIASAVASVAWDSGLTDRRRPADIRAFIASRMYQPMYPSYVADAA
- a CDS encoding rubrerythrin, coding for MGIDFAALSLKDALDLAVLIEEEAKERYEDLAEQMELHHTPEAARFFRFMASNEEKHHAELAARRLALFGSEPARVNRGMLFEVEAPEFDEVRVFMSVREALQVSFRAEKKAWVFFSEAAPRVQDAAVKELFIELRNEEVHHQRLVLAEMERTPPESALKHADVADEPVAQ